Proteins encoded in a region of the Streptomyces sp. NBC_01471 genome:
- a CDS encoding thymidylate synthase yields the protein MLTAPTYRSVEGAYLALLQLVSNNSEHHIAARGNEAHEVIGVGFRLPDPRQRLPYLATRKANPIFQFAEALWYLAGRRDLEMIGYYAPSMRSSSADGISLGGSAYGYTLFDPADGDTVAPFDRVLELLRTEVDSKRGYVPVFSAAELAVSDNVDMACLAGLHLLVRGGRLHMVCQMRANDLDCGLLSDVFSFTMIQEYAAVQLGLELGTYTHFIGSAHVNDRNTDRVRKVLAEADVRRSPQHFPFPAMSQETTAATITRVLGHEELLRTNKVQYSADDVVGLDVDAYWQQAILLFEIYRQLVHDPSDTVSSDVIDALHPGLRWLVGHKWVACATPGGEL from the coding sequence ATGCTCACTGCCCCGACCTACCGCAGCGTTGAAGGCGCATACCTGGCGCTGCTGCAACTGGTATCGAACAACTCCGAGCACCACATCGCCGCCCGTGGAAACGAAGCCCACGAAGTGATCGGCGTCGGCTTCCGGCTGCCCGACCCTCGCCAGAGGCTCCCCTACCTGGCGACGCGCAAGGCCAACCCGATCTTCCAGTTCGCCGAAGCTCTCTGGTACCTGGCCGGCCGCCGAGACCTGGAAATGATCGGCTACTACGCGCCATCGATGCGCTCCAGCTCCGCCGACGGAATCAGCCTCGGCGGATCCGCCTACGGCTACACCCTCTTCGACCCAGCGGACGGTGACACCGTCGCACCGTTCGACCGGGTCCTGGAGCTGCTTCGCACGGAGGTCGACAGCAAGCGCGGTTACGTCCCGGTCTTCTCCGCAGCCGAGCTGGCCGTGAGCGACAACGTCGACATGGCGTGCCTGGCCGGGTTACACCTCCTCGTGCGTGGAGGACGGTTGCACATGGTGTGCCAGATGCGCGCGAACGACCTGGACTGCGGTCTGCTCAGCGACGTCTTCAGCTTCACCATGATTCAGGAGTACGCGGCTGTGCAGCTCGGTCTGGAGCTGGGGACGTATACGCACTTCATCGGATCGGCGCACGTCAACGACCGCAACACGGACCGGGTCAGGAAGGTGCTGGCCGAAGCCGATGTACGGCGCAGCCCGCAGCACTTCCCGTTCCCGGCGATGTCGCAGGAGACCACTGCGGCGACCATCACGCGGGTCCTGGGACATGAGGAGCTGCTGCGGACGAACAAGGTGCAGTACAGCGCGGACGACGTCGTGGGCCTCGACGTGGATGCGTACTGGCAGCAGGCCATCCTGCTGTTCGAGATCTACCGGCAGCTCGTGCACGACCCCAGTGACACGGTCAGCAGCGATGTGATCGATGCGCTGCACCCGGGTCTGCGCTGGCTCGTCGGTCACAAATGGGTGGCCTGCGCGACCCCCGGGGGCGAGCTGTGA
- a CDS encoding NUDIX domain-containing protein encodes MPARLREGESMAHSDTSPLAPPPIRIGGLGLIQDPVGRILMVRPTYDNPKGFFQLPGGGAGEGEPDWEAAIREVREETGLLVTPQRLLVKDWMPPRPHRAAGLNFVYDCGTAPGDIPIALPPGEPPELDQYRWIAPAHLDLHCAGYQALRVRAALHARATGTLAELKRGLPIYTTVT; translated from the coding sequence ATGCCGGCGCGCCTGCGAGAGGGGGAGTCCATGGCTCACTCTGACACGAGCCCCCTTGCCCCGCCGCCTATCCGCATCGGCGGCCTCGGACTCATCCAGGACCCTGTGGGACGGATCCTGATGGTCCGTCCCACCTACGACAATCCGAAGGGCTTCTTCCAGCTTCCTGGGGGTGGAGCAGGCGAAGGCGAGCCGGACTGGGAAGCGGCGATTCGGGAGGTCCGTGAGGAGACCGGCTTGCTGGTCACCCCGCAGCGCCTCCTGGTCAAGGACTGGATGCCGCCACGTCCACATCGTGCCGCCGGGCTGAACTTCGTCTACGACTGCGGCACGGCGCCGGGCGACATTCCGATCGCCCTGCCGCCTGGCGAACCACCGGAGCTGGACCAATACCGGTGGATCGCACCCGCCCATCTCGACCTGCACTGCGCCGGCTATCAGGCCCTGCGTGTCCGCGCCGCACTCCATGCCCGAGCGACCGGGACCCTGGCCGAGTTGAAACGCGGCCTCCCCATCTACACGACCGTGACCTAG
- a CDS encoding DUF5999 family protein has protein sequence MCRHKSPCPAAMAPDREQAEVLGRDSVLGWALLCNGVIVFDDTGCLLADGQIIAPHRPVLAGAPA, from the coding sequence ATGTGTCGGCACAAATCCCCCTGCCCCGCGGCGATGGCGCCCGACCGGGAACAAGCCGAGGTACTTGGCCGGGACAGCGTCTTGGGCTGGGCGCTGCTCTGCAATGGCGTGATCGTTTTCGATGACACGGGATGCCTCCTGGCCGACGGCCAGATCATCGCGCCGCACCGGCCCGTGCTCGCGGGAGCACCGGCATGA
- a CDS encoding DUF6082 family protein: protein MKTSHAVLAAAGVAAAGLVLSERQHRQRLALHAAEIHQVWLTGVVTNPELRAVWTPPGGGLSDEEHLRAIVVNRMISMLSVRYRVGLITKRALRIQAQRLMDNEVGRQYWNQYGSTREAEAADRIGRQVFEVLADAYDDALDMAVAAD from the coding sequence ATGAAGACATCGCACGCCGTACTCGCCGCTGCGGGAGTCGCAGCTGCTGGCCTCGTGCTGTCCGAGAGGCAGCACCGGCAGCGCCTCGCCCTGCACGCTGCTGAGATCCATCAGGTGTGGCTCACGGGAGTGGTCACGAACCCCGAGCTGCGAGCTGTCTGGACACCGCCCGGAGGAGGGCTGTCGGATGAGGAGCATCTGCGCGCCATCGTGGTCAACCGGATGATCAGCATGCTGTCCGTGCGGTACCGCGTGGGGCTGATCACCAAGCGGGCGCTGCGCATTCAGGCACAGCGGCTGATGGACAACGAAGTCGGCCGTCAGTACTGGAATCAGTACGGCAGTACGCGCGAGGCGGAGGCAGCCGACCGGATCGGCCGACAGGTCTTCGAAGTGCTTGCTGACGCGTACGACGACGCATTGGACATGGCCGTGGCCGCCGACTGA
- a CDS encoding DUF6415 family natural product biosynthesis protein, with protein sequence MNTTTVEVVDRAEVLPLVDTVLGWDLDGPSLPEPEIALGMVEHLTDFGRIAADALCTLCLSIPANSAAGQRAQATLSEASRRLYMPPPHVTRRAAAHRAQNLARLYRALVRATAQVEEQARTAFHASQDATTEGNPG encoded by the coding sequence GTGAACACCACCACCGTTGAGGTCGTCGACCGGGCAGAGGTCCTGCCGCTCGTCGACACCGTGCTCGGCTGGGACCTGGATGGGCCGAGCCTGCCGGAGCCCGAGATCGCCTTGGGCATGGTCGAGCACCTGACCGACTTCGGACGGATCGCAGCCGACGCGCTGTGCACCCTGTGCCTCAGCATCCCTGCCAACTCCGCGGCCGGGCAGCGAGCTCAGGCCACGCTCAGCGAGGCGAGCCGACGCCTGTACATGCCGCCCCCGCACGTCACCCGGCGGGCAGCCGCGCACCGCGCCCAGAACCTCGCCCGCCTCTATCGGGCCCTGGTCCGCGCGACCGCCCAGGTCGAGGAGCAGGCGCGCACCGCGTTCCACGCTTCGCAGGACGCCACTACGGAAGGCAACCCGGGATGA
- a CDS encoding MvdC/MvdD family ATP grasp protein, giving the protein MSLSPEGPSPTCVIVTTQEDVTADLVIPEIERLGTAVVRLDLADFPHDVRLSAVGPSDWTGMLSVRDHHVRLHEIRTVWWWHPQPARFAEGDGMTEEEVQWAGREATAGVAGVLAALPDCLHVNHPVATHAAQSKADVLVQGPRHGLAVPPTWIGNHLDGARRFSRQQDGLMCKSISGPAIQYADSMAVFYTTPLESEDLDESIAGCAHQLQRRVPKAFEVRVTSVGGRLFGARIDAHSAAAKSDYRADYGALTYTPIAVPCAVRSGVSRLLTYYRLHYAALDFLVDAEGCWWFVDLNPAGQYGWIERALPELKITAELAGLLASSGEAA; this is encoded by the coding sequence ATGTCTTTATCACCAGAGGGGCCCAGTCCCACCTGCGTCATTGTCACCACTCAGGAAGACGTCACGGCAGACCTCGTCATCCCTGAGATCGAGCGCCTCGGTACCGCGGTGGTCCGTCTGGACCTGGCTGACTTCCCGCACGACGTCCGGCTGAGCGCTGTCGGCCCGTCCGACTGGACCGGCATGCTCAGCGTGCGCGATCACCACGTCCGACTGCATGAGATCCGAACGGTGTGGTGGTGGCACCCGCAGCCTGCTCGCTTCGCTGAGGGCGACGGAATGACGGAGGAGGAGGTCCAGTGGGCCGGCCGTGAGGCGACCGCGGGTGTAGCCGGCGTCCTGGCCGCTCTGCCGGATTGCCTGCACGTGAACCACCCCGTGGCCACGCACGCCGCGCAGTCGAAGGCCGACGTCCTGGTGCAGGGGCCTCGCCACGGCCTCGCGGTCCCGCCCACCTGGATCGGTAACCATCTGGATGGTGCCCGTCGGTTCTCGCGCCAGCAGGACGGGTTGATGTGCAAATCGATCTCCGGACCCGCCATTCAGTATGCGGATTCGATGGCTGTCTTCTACACAACCCCGCTGGAATCAGAGGACCTTGACGAGAGCATCGCGGGATGCGCTCACCAGCTCCAGCGGAGGGTGCCCAAGGCCTTTGAGGTGCGAGTGACCTCGGTCGGAGGCAGACTTTTCGGGGCGCGGATCGACGCCCATTCCGCAGCAGCGAAGTCTGATTACCGCGCCGATTATGGGGCCCTGACCTACACCCCGATCGCGGTTCCCTGCGCGGTGCGTTCTGGTGTATCGCGTTTGCTGACCTACTACCGCCTTCACTATGCGGCCCTTGATTTCCTGGTCGATGCGGAGGGCTGCTGGTGGTTCGTGGATCTCAACCCGGCCGGTCAGTACGGGTGGATCGAGCGGGCGCTGCCCGAATTGAAGATCACCGCGGAACTCGCCGGGCTTCTCGCCTCGTCTGGGGAGGCCGCGTGA